GACAAGAACCTGAGTCATGCATTGGAGGAAAGCATCAACAATAAGATTTCTAGAAGACGTGCTGCCTGACAAGCTGGTTCAGTGTGTTAATGACTTGCATTAACATCATCAGAGAGGGTTACCATTACCAGGTGCCTGTTTAGTCCTCCAGGGGGGTTAGCAGGTGTTAAGTAGCTTTGTGTAAGTGGGGATTATTTCATATAAACAGTGCTGTTGTAAATGGTAATAGATTGAGGACTAATGTCCCCATTTTATAATTTGAACATCCAATAGAAAAGGATGCCTGCTGATATTCCTGGTCTGACTGTGAAATATGGACTGTTTTTATCTTTGTTGTCCTAATCATGAGTGGTGTGTAGCAATGCCCTATGGCCGTTGCTGTCAGCAGAAACGCCAGGGAGAAATCCATGCTGGGACATTGGAGGCAGCAGGATGCAACAAGGAGGGAGTAGTGTTCTTTTGAATTGCATTTGGAGCATATTTTTTTAACTTCCATGGTCTGTCAGTTTGGTTGTTGTGTTCTTGTTGATCTTCAGTCTAGGTTACTGTGTACATTTGACTATATGAGCACCTGCATGTGTGTACGTGCAGTATTACGTTCCTGCTCTTCTCACCCATCTGCTGGCCCTTTGCATTACGGTGTGTATTTGCCTGGGCCCATCTCTTCTCATGGTTTGTGTTGCAGTAATCAGGCGGAACTGTGAAATCAATTACAGGCAAACCagccctctcactgtctctctcgcactccctgtttctctctctccctattgctctttctaacctctctctctctctctctctctctgagctacaCGCTTTCACCCTACTCAGGCCTCTTTACATCTCAGCAAACTGGACTTAATTATGTTAGTGTGTGATGCCTGCTAATGAATGTGGAAAAATTAGGGAATTTCTTGTTACGTGTTGTTTCTCAAGTTACATTCAGTTTTGCTAATACTCTGAATCACTTCGATGACATTGGGGTCAGTGAGTAATAATTTGATAGATACTGTGGTGAATTCTGTTATAACTCTGGTCCTTTTTTTCTCTTTCAGATGATCGACACCCATGTTAACCATCAAGCTGAGGGAAGTTGAAGGACCCAACCAAAGGAAAAGGGAGAAGACATTGTGGGGAAAGGATTAAGGACTGGACACAACCCAACATTACAAGCTTGTGACATTTTAACCAGAGAAGGACTGCCATACAAATGTGGACCTCCCAAAAAGTGTTCAAATAATTTCCCCTTTGCATCAAGAGGCCAACAACTATAATCTCTGCGATGTCTGAAAACAAAGACATAACGAGTCGCCACTTGCAGCACAAGCTGCAGAGCCTGGGACGACGGCTGGACGAGCTTGAGGAGGCTACCAACAAGCTCCAGAAGTCAGAAGATGAGCTGCTCGATCTGCAGGACAAGATTATCCAGGCAGAGGGCAGCAACTCCTCCATGTTGGGCGATGTTGAAGGACTGCGCAAGCGCCTGCTAAAGATTGAAGGCAAGGACGAGGAGGTGTGCAAGGCAGAGGACCTCTGCCGTATGGTGCGGGAgaaactggaggaggaggagagcttgACGCAGGACCTCAAGTCTGAGATTGAGTGCCTGCAGAGGAGAATGGCTGAGCTGGAGAAGTTGGAAGAGGCCTTCAGCAAGAGCAAGTCGGACTGCAGCCAGCTGTGCCTCAGTCTCAACGAGGAGAAGAATCTGACCCGGAAGCTGTCCTCAGAGATGGAGGCCCTCAAGGACCGTGTGAAGGAAGTGGACACGTCAGAGGTAAGGCTGGACCGGGCAGAGATGTTCCTGGCAGGGGAGCTGGAGAAGCTCAAGGGCCTCACTCAGACTTTTTTGAGTGAGAGGAAGAGACTCCTGGAGAAGCAAAAGGAGGATGAGAAGCTTATACTAAAACTGACAGAAAAGCTGGAGCGTCAGAACAGGATTGACCCGGTAGATCCCAGACGAATTGAAGACGACCTCTCATCCGGCCTGACCGGCAAGCTGGGGCGCAAGAAGAGCCTGGATTACCTGAAACTGGGAGATGAGTTTGGGCTAAGGAACAAGTCAGAGAATGAGAAGAACAGACTTGATGGCCAggaagacaacaaagtcaaggaactcacccaggaagtggagaggctgaaGAACCGGCTGAAGCAGCTGGAGCTGGTGGAGGAGGATCTTAAGAACACAGAGTCCAAGAATGGAGAGCTGCAGGAGAAGTTCCAACAGGAGAGATCCCGTAGCCGAGCGCTCAACGATCAGGTGGAGCAGCTTAGAATTCAGCTGTGTGGAGGCAGCAGTCATGGCAATGGAGGACCTAGCAGTCCAGCAAAGATCCTTGAGAATGGCAAGGCAGAGAATGAGGAGATCAATGTCCGTGGTGGGTTCAGGCAGGTCAAGCCCAAGTATAGGCCTGCTGCAGAGCCAGCCACCCCCAAGTACAAGAGCAGAGAGCTGTCCCCACAGCACAAGATGGAGACCAAGCTGAGGAGCAAAGAACTGAGCAACTCTGAGGAAAGTTCTCCAAAGTCTGTCAGGAGGGCACTCAGTCCTGCACACAAGAGCAGGAGGACACCCAAGACTGGAACATCAACTGCCTCTGACAATGGAGTGAAAGAAATAGGCAAAGGGGTAGAGGAGAAAACAACAAGAGGAGCAGCCCATACTCCTGTCGGCACATCGTTGAGTGACCGCAAGAAGCTCTCTGTTCTTAGTCGCTACCCTCCAGCAGCTAATGACCAGAAGCCATGGAAGATATCTCAGAAACCAAGTGAGAGTGAAAGCAAAAAATGCCAAGTTGACACGTTTTCTAGATTGTATGTTGGTAGTGACAGTGAGTCGAACAATTCTGATGTGGTGCCTGAAAGCTCAAGCAAGAGCAACAGTGTCTCCCCACTTGAAAAGGATGCATTTGCATCGGACCTGGAGTCTGTGGACCAGGTTCAAGAGGCTCTTCCAGTGTCAAACCTCTCCAAAGCCAATGGGTCGTACATTGCCTACAAGTCCCATGTGTCCCCAATGTTCAGTGATCATGGCTCTGAGGGCCACTCCTCGGCCTCTGAGACTGAATCACCTGGGTCCAGGCCCTCTGAACCAGAACCTGTACCTGAGGTGACTGCACTGAGTAGCAGAACCTCCACCACTCCCAAGTGCTCCAGATACTCTCGCATACAGGACTCCCAGTCAGAGGGCTCCTCCACCAGGAGCTCGATTGACGAGGAGCAACACAGGCTGTTGGTGGCAGAAGGAGAATCCCTGGAGCCCACTCACACCCCATCAGGTATAGAGCTCTGCAGGGTCTGCAGCCCACGGGAAGCCCTGAGGTCAAAGGCAGTCATCAAACCAGCCATCGTGGAAATTGATAGGAAGGAAGTCATGATGTCCGGTGGGGCAGAGCCCTTGACCTCCTCCAATGGCAAGCCCAAAATTTCCACAAAACCAGTCCTGACCAGTAGCATCACTATCTACCCCAACGATCCCAACTCTTCCAGGACCAGCAGCCGCAGCAGCAGTGTATCCAGCGAGCCACCAGTCAAGGAACGCCACACGTCCACCAGCAACATTGTCATCGGCCCCAGTGAGCACAGGGGAAGTATCTCCATCCCCTATGAGATCTCCATCCCCAAGAGAGAGATCACACCCTGGCCGTCCATGGATGGCCCTGACGAATCAGGGGTGCTAGGGATGGCCTGTGCAGAGACACACCTACTCCCCCGAAGCAACTTCAGCCTCCAGTCACCGGAGACCACCTCCGACTTCAACAACGACACAGAGTCGGGTTTCgagagcagcagtagcagcactaCCACCGTCACCAGCTGGAGGAGCCAACACCATGGCCACCACACCTCCCAGGACGACAGCCTCCCAGAGATGAGAAACGTGACGGTGCGAAGCACCTGGAAGAACAGGGGGGCGGCATCTGTGGACGAGCCTGGCCGGGGAGCCAGGATGTATGGGATGGGCTCTGAGGACGAGGCAGAGTCGGCCACCACGTGGAGGGCTTACCGCGCCACCACCATTCTGGACACGGAGGAGACGGTAAACGCCACAAGGGTTGCTACATCACGGACAGCCAAGCCTTCCCCAGCAGAGCTGTATATGCGCAGGATCAACAACAGTGTGGTGACCACCAGGGACATCGCAGAGCCAGTGTGCCGGAGCAAAAGCTCCCTGTCGCCCACTGAAGGAGGTCTGCGGATGAGTATCCCCCACGAGCCTGTCAGCTCTCAGAAGCTTGTTCCCTGGCGGACACAACCCATGGTGAGGACAACTTCTGCACTCTTTACAAACCGGTTTTTAAGAAAACTAGTGTTCTTATACTTCCACCATTTGCTTACAATAGCTCTTGAGCCTGTTGCATATCTGGTCATTGAGCCTAGGCAAGGAAATGTTCAGAGATATTTGTCTCTATTTATATGATTAGAATGTCTTTGCAGTGATGCTCAACATATATTTTCAGAAGGTTTACGTTGATGTCTAAGCTTGGTCTTGACACATTACATCTGGAATTTTGACATGAGGACAGATAATTTGTAAGCCTCCAACAAGTTTGTTGTTATTTCTAAGGAGTAAGAGGGGGATGTTTGCTCTGTTTTTACTGGAACTAAATCTCTGAACATGTTGGGCACCAAACGTCCTTGAGTCTTGGCTCCGAGTGCATACCTACATTTAAAAGTACTCTCTTTACTTGTACTTTGCCAATGGCAATACAGCATATACAGGTGTGCTTACATAGCTAATCTTTGGAAAATATACTCCAGAAAACACCAACTGTAGCTTTCTGGTGTGTCCACTTTGAATGAGTGTTCAGATGCAATTTTTTTCACTGACGCCAGGCCTGAAACTTTAAGCTTAGCACAGCAGTTATCTGAACCTGATTACTCATGCCGAAGTAAGCACAAAGAGAAAAGGGTAGGACAAAAAAAGAGAGGGAGCATGAAAATGAAAATACCTAAACATGAAAAAGGTTAGAAAAAAACTCAAGGGAAGGAAATAGCTTGCTTGTGTTTTTTGTGCCTGATCTTGCCAAGCTGTGCCCTGCCAAGCTGTGCCCTGCCAAGCTGTGCCCTGTCCCATTCCTGACATAATTGAAGATGAGCATTGTTCAAAGGCTCGCCTCCATGTATCTCGCCTCCATTTGACTCCGTTTGACTCCGTTTGACtccatttcccacaatgcactgcAGACGACTGTTTTTCAAAGCTTTCTTCATTGGAATTCAATTACGTCTCTGGTGTCAGATTTTCAGATTAATATTTTAATCATGACTTGTAGTCTGGTCGACTTATGTGTGAGAAGTCCTCGTGTCAGCTGTTTTGACAAAGACGCTTGGTCATTCATCTGTCTGACACCTCTTTTATTAAAGCACAGATGAGATACGAGCTTGTTCAAACTAACTGGTATGGTAGACAGTGAGTCAGTCTGACATGTACTGGGACAGCGAGATAAGAATGTATTTGACGTGAAGAAAAATATGCATTCTTATGTGAATTTTGAGAATGCAGAAAGGTGGAAGATTTAATCGCATTGCTGACTTTTTTAATCAATGTGAATGTACCATGCTGAGTACCATTCATACGTGAGTCTACCCATCAATGGTTAGCTCTGTCCACACTTCACACTCCCCCCCACTACATAGAAtaataagcttttagtttcacatacAGTTGAAATGCATGTCTACAACTGTCTGAATACTCTCGAGGCAAAAGGGCCTCATCATTCCTCTCTTATCCACAGCCACTTAGTGGGGAGATTTACAACTCTAGGCGTGTTAAAGATTATACAGGGCATCAAATAGAAGAGGTAAAAATTACAACTGCCTCACAGTAAAATTACTTGTCCAATAGTGTGCTGTTTGTCAAGTGGCTACGCTAACACTAGCAATCCTAGAGAACTGGCTACAATAACATCTCAATTTGTCACGCTGACAAACTAGCCTAGTGGATGGGAATCTAGTGTTTTCCTGCAGATAAACTGGACATAACCAGAGATGAAGATTGATGTTGCCAGTCACACTCCTATCATCCATCATCCACATTCATATTGATCTTCCTTGGTGCATATCCTATGAAGGAGGGGAAAAGCAAGCTTATTGATGAAGTTGTCATTGAAATCGTCTTTCTGGGCTGTTTTGTGTCATTCTTAACTGCTTCATAAACTGAACTTGAGTTAGTATGATTTATCTAATACAAGCAGGATTGTATAGATCTGATGGGTCATCACACAACCGCGATGCTTGTTGTTGTCGTAGCCACTGAACTGTACTTTTCTGGGGTCCAGCTTGTTAGGAGGGGATTAGGGGTCACAAGTGACCTGCCTGGTCAGGGGTCAAGGGGGTCAGGATTCCCTGTTTGAACAAATCTGCAGATGGGCCATTGTCACTCTGGGTTATCTGGTTGGCCGCTGGGGTTCGGTTTGATACTGTGCAACACACCCAGCTCCACTCAGTCAGAACAAACAAAGAGGGCTCCAGCCCCAAGCCCTCCACCAAGCCTTTCATCTCCAGCCAAGCGAGCCATTAAAAAAATAACATGACGGCAACATGGCACTTAGATCTATAATTACAGTCATTCTGCCTTATAAAGCCCCTCCCCCCCCCTAACCATCATTATAAACTGTGTGGTTGGAGCCCTGAATGGCTAAAGCTGTCGTATGTCAGCCAGTATACcccgggtatgacaaaacatattttttgtactgctctaattacgttggtaaccagtttataatggcaATTAGGATCCTCGGGgggttgtgatatatggccaatataccacggctgaaGCTGTTCTGAGGTACGACGCATCGCagagcatcactacagacaccctggtacagtggtctaagactatgcatctcagtgctagaggcgtcactacagaccctggttcagtggtctaagacactgcatctcagtgctagaggcgtcactacagaccctggttcagtggtctaagacactgcatctcagggctagaggcgtcactacagaccctggttcagcggtctaagacactgcatctcagtgctacagacaccctggttcagcggtctatgACACTGCATCTCAGAGCTAGAGACACCCTGGTCTCAatgctacagacaccctggttcagcggtctaagacactgcatctcagtgctacagacaccctggttcagcggtctatgacactgcatctcagtgctagaggcgtcactacagacaccctggttcgaatccaggctgtatcacaaccgtccgtgagtgagagtcccatagggcagcgcacaattaccccagcgtcgtcctggtttggccggagtaggccgtcattgtaaataagaatttgttcctaactgacttgtctagttaaatattggttaaataaacaaatacatttaaaaaaggacATATAGTGATAAATAACAGAAAAGGTTAAATAGACAGTCCAAGGTTTAGCAGAGAAAGCCTCAGATATCACAATTAAGTCTCTGCCTCTCCAGGTTACTCATAgttccttattgcttaaatatcctTCATTATATCATCTTGACGCCTAACCTTTCTGATGAACGGCCTAATTTGTttttctttctgtgtgtgtttcagtcacTCATTGTTGCCTTGCCCTTGGCACCCTCCAGCAGGCAATGGGATTGGAAGTAAACCGAGCTTATTTCCAAGATGTTTCTCTGTGAACTTCACTACAGGCAGTCGTCCTCTCATTCCAGTTGTGTATTTCCTATTCGTTAGTAAAGGGCTTGAGACAATCAATACCACATTATTGTCAAATGGTAGTGCTTTTACAGTTATGATTAGTCATGGACAGTGATTGCAGTGTCAAAGTTCAACTGTTAGTGAGATGGGCATTAATAAGCACCATGGACATCTTTCTCATTGTTTGTCTGTACACAGTTCTGCTGTCTGAGTTTATTTTCAtgtttacagggacagtgcacatttaaTCAACATTTCAATAAAAGTGTTGGTTTGCCATGTCAATCAGTGTTTGACAACAGTGTATGGCAGGTTTGTCTATCATGAAGCCTCTCTCCCATCATTGATCAGCCAAAGTTTTTGCACCCACATTTTTCTATTAGTTTTCGATTATAGAAATGGAATTTGACTCCTTAACCTCTGTCTGTTATTACCCTAATTAAGTTAGCCAGGCTAGCCCCACACAATCAATAGTCACTTCAGAGAAGACACAGCACTTGATGTCCTTGGGTACCTAGGATGACTTTCTATCAGTAAATAGCTTATTGATTGGCTATTCATCCCATATAACAGGAGTACTCCAGTACTATTTTTGGCGGTCCGGTCACACATTTCCTAGGTGGTAAAAGTCCAGATGGATATTGTCATTTATCAGTGTAGtaatacaaccccacctgttCACAATACTCTTGTTGGCAGAGAGAACATTTTGCTGTTATAAAGCAAATTTcccgcaattctacacattttgcatggGGTTTTAACGGTCCTTTCCCTGCAAATCTACAAAATGTTCTATGTCTTGTGTGTTTATGATTTCATGGGTGGTAGTCAAACTGAGTTTCCAACCATTTTTATTTTTGGTAGTTTGGATCCAGTTTTTGGTAGTTTGGATCCAGTTCTGGGTCCAGATCTGGACCGCtgtccaccagttgagtatggaGGTCATATAGAATTTATATGATTGTCATTTGCTTGACCCCCTCATCGTAGAGGGACATCTCTTCATCCATTGAAATGTCCGTGATGACCGCAGTATAGCATCAGATTATAATGGTCTCTGTGGTTGTCATGTTGACTGGCTGCACACAACCTCACTAACCCTCCATTCTTACCTTCAGGTACAGCACACAACCTCACTAACCCTCCATTCTTACCTTCAGGTACAGCACACAACCTCACTAACCCTCCATTCTTACCTTCAGGTACAGCACACAACCTCACTAACCCTCCATTCTTACCTTCAGGTACAGCACACAACCTCACTAACCCTCCATTCTTACCTTCAGGTACAGCACACAACCTGACTAACCCTCCATTCTTACCTTCAGGTACAGCACACAACCTCACTAACCCTCCATTCTTACCTTCAGGTACagcacagaacatcagtgttgtTTTTTCAGCCCATTGTAAAACTTAGAAACCTCAGATGGGTATGTGAATGGGCTGTGAACTTATGGTTGGCTGTGGACCATTGGTCGATCTGGCTGATCGAGATACAAAAACATCCTTTGTGCAAGTCAGTCAAACCCAGTGGCAACAAAGTGAAACGCAGGGCCCTTGTGGTCATTCTGGTTGGTTTTCGACCCCGACTTTAACCTAAAAGCCTGGAAAAACAATCTGTACTGGAGTTGAACTTGGAAGATTCCACGGACAAGAGCTGGTAGGTGGTTAAAACGTCAGACGGAGGAGATGCCAATGGCCTGTAAGAAAGGTTTTGAGGAATGGTTTCCACAAGGTATGTTAGAGCTATTAAATTCTTTCCTGGACAAGGCGCTCGAAAACATTCATGTTAATAACCAGCTTGAATTAAGGCTTCTCTGAAACATATTACCTTGGGTGCAATGAGCATTGTCTCCTTGTAGCCGAGCTTTGGCTCAGTTCGCTTTTAACAGGGAACACAAGTCATGGACTTTT
This sequence is a window from Oncorhynchus gorbuscha isolate QuinsamMale2020 ecotype Even-year linkage group LG17, OgorEven_v1.0, whole genome shotgun sequence. Protein-coding genes within it:
- the LOC124002142 gene encoding leucine zipper protein 1-like, with protein sequence MSENKDITSRHLQHKLQSLGRRLDELEEATNKLQKSEDELLDLQDKIIQAEGSNSSMLGDVEGLRKRLLKIEGKDEEVCKAEDLCRMVREKLEEEESLTQDLKSEIECLQRRMAELEKLEEAFSKSKSDCSQLCLSLNEEKNLTRKLSSEMEALKDRVKEVDTSEVRLDRAEMFLAGELEKLKGLTQTFLSERKRLLEKQKEDEKLILKLTEKLERQNRIDPVDPRRIEDDLSSGLTGKLGRKKSLDYLKLGDEFGLRNKSENEKNRLDGQEDNKVKELTQEVERLKNRLKQLELVEEDLKNTESKNGELQEKFQQERSRSRALNDQVEQLRIQLCGGSSHGNGGPSSPAKILENGKAENEEINVRGGFRQVKPKYRPAAEPATPKYKSRELSPQHKMETKLRSKELSNSEESSPKSVRRALSPAHKSRRTPKTGTSTASDNGVKEIGKGVEEKTTRGAAHTPVGTSLSDRKKLSVLSRYPPAANDQKPWKISQKPSESESKKCQVDTFSRLYVGSDSESNNSDVVPESSSKSNSVSPLEKDAFASDLESVDQVQEALPVSNLSKANGSYIAYKSHVSPMFSDHGSEGHSSASETESPGSRPSEPEPVPEVTALSSRTSTTPKCSRYSRIQDSQSEGSSTRSSIDEEQHRLLVAEGESLEPTHTPSGIELCRVCSPREALRSKAVIKPAIVEIDRKEVMMSGGAEPLTSSNGKPKISTKPVLTSSITIYPNDPNSSRTSSRSSSVSSEPPVKERHTSTSNIVIGPSEHRGSISIPYEISIPKREITPWPSMDGPDESGVLGMACAETHLLPRSNFSLQSPETTSDFNNDTESGFESSSSSTTTVTSWRSQHHGHHTSQDDSLPEMRNVTVRSTWKNRGAASVDEPGRGARMYGMGSEDEAESATTWRAYRATTILDTEETVNATRVATSRTAKPSPAELYMRRINNSVVTTRDIAEPVCRSKSSLSPTEGGLRMSIPHEPVSSQKLVPWRTQPMTADDTDPNPGSWKTRPAPGDLDPYESERSSRTAVGSSRGMRTTASRPALLSNRGHTGLAEGRTGRGNRQWSNRQTED